One part of the Solanum dulcamara chromosome 8, daSolDulc1.2, whole genome shotgun sequence genome encodes these proteins:
- the LOC129900929 gene encoding uncharacterized protein LOC129900929, producing the protein MCSSKTKLQSSPQTLSQINGRSVLQPHSNIVPLFERRNSLKKTTNSAAPVTTNGSTKVKMSSATTPPVSPKMKSPAIKRGNNIDLNGLSSSAEKVVTANKSPTLLKKPKKSSASPPSVENSSLKYSSSLIVEAPGSIAAARREQVAIAQVQRKMKIAHYGRTKSAKSSLDPSFSSAVSPHPREEKRCSFITPNSDPLYIAYHDEEWGVPVHNDNLLFELLVLTGAHVGSDWTSVLKKRQEFRDAFSGFDPEIVSKYNEKKITSTSVEYGIELSQVRGAVDNSNRILEIKKTFGSFDKYLWGFVNNKPIATQYKACNKIPVKTSKSETISKNMVKRGFHYVGPTVIHSFMQAAGLTNDHLIACPRHLQCVALSTQPPPAL; encoded by the exons atgtGTTCTTCCAAAACTAAACTGCAGAGTAGCCCACAAACTCTCTCCCAGATCAATGGCCGCTCTGTTCTTCAACCACATAGCAATATAGTTCCTCTTTTTGAGCGACGCAATTCACTCAAAAAGACAACTAACAGTGCCGCTCCTGTTACTACAAATGGAAGTACTAAAGTCAAGATGAGTTCAGCAACAACTCCACCGGTCTCACCTAAAATGAAGTCGCCCGCTATCAAGAGAGGAAACAACATTGATCTCAATGGTTTGAGTTCAAGTGCTGAGAAAGTTGTGACAGCTAATAAATCCCCAACTTTATTAAAGAAGCCTAAGAAAAGTAGTGCTTCACCCCCTTCTGTGGAGAATTCTTCATTGAAATATTCTTCCTCCTTGATAGTCGAGGCTCCGGGAAGCATAGCAGCAGCAAGAAGGGAACAAGTTGCAATAGCGCAAGTGCAGAGGAAAATGAAAATTGCACattatggaagaactaaatcagCCAAGTCTTCTCTTGACCCTTCATTCTCCTCAGCAGTTAGCCCCCATCCTCGAGAGGAAAAAAGATGCAGCTTTATCACGCCTAATTCTG ACCCTCTTTACATTGCCTACCATGATGAAGAATGGGGAGTTCCCGTCCATAATGATAA TCTGCTTTTTGAGTTGCTGGTGTTAACTGGTGCACATGTTGGATCGGACTGGACTTCAGTTTTAAAGAAAAGGCAAGAATTCAG GGATGCCTTTTCAGGATTTGATCCAGAAATTGTTTCCAAGTATAATGAAAAGAAGATAACCTCAACAAGTGTCGAATATGGTATAGAGCTTAGCCAAGTCCGAGGAGCTGTCGACAACTCTAACAGAATTTTAGAG ATAAAGAAGACATTTGGTTCATTCGACAAGTATCTGTGGGGATTTGTGAACAACAAGCCCATTGCAACACAATACAAGGCATGCAACAAAATCCCAGTGAAGACCTCAAAATCAGAAACCATAAGCAAAAACATGGTGAAAAGAGGCTTCCACTACGTTGGCCCAACTGTTATACACTCCTTCATGCAGGCGGCCGGCCTCACCAACGACCACCTGATCGCCTGCCCACGACATCTCCAGTGCGTGGCATTGTCAACTCAACCACCCCCTGCCCTATAA